In a single window of the Anaerocolumna cellulosilytica genome:
- a CDS encoding aldose 1-epimerase family protein: MSIHYLKNNELCLCIDTFGAELKSIQTVDNSTEYLWSGNPLYWKRNSPVLFPIVGSLKNQSYIYKNKSYHMSQHGFARDMEFKLTEVTETEIWFQLTATEATKKVYPFNFTLDIGYRLRNRQITVLWKVKNSGTDTMYFSIGAHPAFLCPLRDEDNQTDYFLQFDSLNPLNYLLINQEGLAVKEQPEILNTENGMLSIRQGMFDKDALIFENNQSHKISLTLPNKKPYITVSFEAPLFGLWSPAGKNAPFICIEPWYGRCDSSHFNGSLEEREWGNVLDAGKIFSSEYTIDIH; this comes from the coding sequence ATGTCAATTCACTACTTAAAAAATAATGAATTGTGTCTCTGTATTGATACTTTTGGTGCTGAACTAAAATCCATACAGACGGTTGATAATTCAACTGAATATTTATGGAGCGGAAATCCTCTTTATTGGAAGAGAAACTCACCGGTTCTCTTTCCTATTGTAGGAAGCTTAAAAAATCAGAGTTATATTTATAAAAACAAAAGTTATCACATGTCGCAACATGGTTTTGCCAGAGATATGGAATTTAAATTAACTGAAGTAACTGAAACAGAGATATGGTTCCAACTTACAGCTACGGAGGCTACCAAAAAAGTGTATCCCTTCAATTTTACACTGGATATTGGATATCGGTTACGTAACCGGCAGATTACTGTTTTGTGGAAAGTAAAAAACTCTGGAACAGACACCATGTATTTTTCTATTGGTGCTCATCCGGCTTTTCTTTGTCCCTTAAGAGACGAGGATAATCAAACAGATTACTTTCTGCAATTTGATTCCTTAAATCCACTTAATTATCTGCTTATAAATCAGGAAGGTCTGGCCGTTAAGGAGCAGCCGGAGATACTAAATACAGAAAACGGTATGTTATCGATACGTCAGGGCATGTTTGATAAGGATGCTCTTATATTCGAAAACAATCAGAGTCATAAGATATCTTTAACCTTACCAAATAAGAAACCCTATATTACGGTTTCTTTTGAAGCGCCTTTATTCGGTCTATGGTCACCAGCCGGTAAAAATGCTCCTTTCATCTGTATTGAACCCTGGTATGGACGCTGTGACAGCAGTCATTTTAATGGAAGCCTAGAAGAACGAGAATGGGGAAATGTTCTAGACGCTGGCAAAATCTTTTCTTCTGAATATACTATAGATATCCACTAG